In Silene latifolia isolate original U9 population chromosome 6, ASM4854445v1, whole genome shotgun sequence, the genomic window tgtggttgatccttgcgaggtgagagtcacaaaacCCAGTCGTGTGTGAGTtcgagttccttgcgagggaggagagtttattcacgtcatatcctcttaattttcgttcaaaaacatataaaatcaaataaaaagtCTAATAGTCCGCTGCGTGTTTTACAACAAAATCGAACAGTCCAACGTACTGTTTAAATCCATAAAATCGACTAgattttacatcaatttggttACCAGAGCAaggttattaatttgtttcttaacaagttaATCTTGGGAAGTAAAGATGCCGGGAGAAGCCGATTCCAGCAAGGGCACCGGTGACGGTTCAGGCACGATTCAAGAACAACTAGATGAGATGAAACAAGCTATGGCTGAGCTAAAGTAtatgatgaagaaccttccaATTGGACGAGGTAGAGAACGAAGTCCAAGTCGTAGTAGGTCTCGTGAATCATATTCTGATGATGCGGTTTCCAAGTCCAAAAAGGAGAACAAAAACGATGATGATCGAGGTCTAAAACTTGACATACCtgattttaatggagatttggatCCCGAAAAGTTTTTGGATTGGATTAGGCAAGCAGAACGAGTTTTCGAATACAAGGAATACGATGAGCATAAGCAATTCAAAGTAGCTATTCTAAAACTTACTAAATATGCATCGTTGTggtatgaaaacttgaaaaaACAGAGAAAGCGTGATAAGAAGAGCAAGATTGATACTTGGGAGAAACTTAAGAAGCACCTTATGAGGAGATTCTTACCAAGAGATTATGAGCAAGAAAATTACCTAAAATTGCAATCTTTATCACAAGAAAATCTGTCCGTGGCCGAGTATATTAAAGAATTCGAAAGGATGATGATTGTTTGTGACCTTGAAGAAAAGGAAGAGCTTAGAGTTGCAAGATTCATCAAGGGTCTAATACCATCACTTGCGTCCAAAGTTGAAGTTCAGATTTACAATGGATTTGACGATGTGTGTCGTTTGGCTCTAAAATTCGAAAAGCAAGACAAAACAAAGAAGTCCTATACCTATTCGAAAGGAGCAAGTTCTGGCTCGAGTTCTTATTCTAAACCAACAACGAGCAAACAAAAGGAAGTTGTGACAGAAGAAGTAAAGGACAAAGGTAAGGGTGTCGTGGAACCTAAGGGTAACTCATTAAGACGCTGTTTTAAATGCCAAGGCTATGGTCACATAGCTAATGAATGTCCGCAAAAGAGAGCACTCACCGCTCAAGAATTGCGCAACATAGTTCCAGCATTCATTCAAACTGAACAGTCCACAGAACTGTCTGATATTGAggaggacgaagaagaaggtgTAGCTTatgatgttgatccgttgagtgaAGAGGAGTGTTTGGTAATTCGTAATCTTCATGTAGAAACAACTCCGGTTGAAGCTGAACAAAGGGAGCAAATATTTCACACTCGTTGCAAGGTACATTCTAAAATTTGCAATCTAATCATTGATAGTGGATCATGTACCAATGTTGTGTCAAAGGAGTTAGTTGATGAGCTGAAATTACAAACCAAGAATCATAATAAGCcatataaattgcattggttgAATGGGGATAATGGAATTCAAGTAAGGAAGCAAGCATTAGTTTCTTTGAGTTTGGGACCTTATAATGATGATATTTGGTGCGACGTGATTCCTATGAGTGCGTGCCATATTCTATTGGGACGATCCTGGCAATTTGATCGAAAGGTTGAACATGATGGAAGAACTAACATATATAGTGTGACCAAGGGCAAAACAACATTCAATTTGAAGCCTTTATCGCCTAATAAAATCAAGGAGCTGAAATCAAAGAAGGGGAGCTTATTTATGGAAGCTCGTGAGATTGAAGAGGTTCTAGCTCGTGGAGAACCAGCCTATGTTCTTATGGTTCGTGAATTAGAAGCCAATGGTGAAGGAAGCAGCCGTGAAGTTCAAGGGCTATTAAAAGAGTTTTGCGATGTATTTCCCGAAGAATTACCGGTTGGATTACCTCCTTTAAGAGGtattgaacatcaaattgactTAATTCCAGGAGCTCAGTTGCCAAATAAACCAGCCTATCGTTGTAATCCCGAAGAAGCAAAAGAATTACAAAGACAAGTGCAAGAGTTAATTGATAGGGGTTATGTTCAAGAAAGTTTGAGTCCTTGTGCCGTACCAGCTCTATTGGTTCCAAAAAAAGATGGgacttggaggatgtgtattgataGTAGGGCcgttaacaatatcacaataaaATATCGATTTCCTATGCCGAGGTTGGATGATATGTTAGACGAGTTGAGTGGGTCACGAGTATTTTCGAAGCTTGATTTACGAAGTGGCTATCATCAAATGAGAATTCGTGAAGGTGACGAATGGAAGACAGCGTTCAAGACTAAGCAAGGGTTGTATGAGTGGCTCgttatgccatttggtctttgcaatgctcctagttcgtttatgaggtTGATGAATGAAGTATTGAGGCCGTTCTTAAACAAGTTTGTTGTGGTGTATCTCGATGACATTCTTATTTATAGCAAGAGCAAAGAGGAACATATTGAACATCTCCGTGAAGTGTTTAAAATGCTACGAAAACAGAAACTATATGGCAAAATGGAGAAGTGTACATTCATGATGCCAAGCGTGGTGTTCCTAGGGTATATTGTTGGTGAGAATGGTGTAAGCATGGATCCGTCCAAAGTGGAGGCAATCAAGGCATGGCCGGTTCCTAAATCAACAACTGAGGTTCGTAGTTTCCATGGTTTGGCTTCGTTTTATCGAAGATTTATTCAAAATTTCAGTACAATTATGGCGCCTATAACCGAGTTGACGAAGAAGGGTGAGTTTGTATGGACTCCTAGTGCAGAGAAGGCATTCAAAGAGGTAAAATCTAAACTAAGCTCCGCACTTTGTTTTAACACTTCCTAATTTTGACAAATTGTtcgaagttgagtgtgatgcgaGTGGAGTTGGGATTGGGGCTGTTTTGGTGCAAGATAAACGACCAGTAgcttactttagtgagaagtTGGGTGGTGCGCGATTGAATTACTCGacttatgataaggagttctatgcaATTGTGAGAGCATTGGATCATTGGGGTCATTATTTGCGACCTAAACCATTTGTGTTACATTCGGATCATGAAGCATTGAAGCATATTCATGGACAACGAAGTTAAATCAAAGACATGCCAAGTGGGTTGAGTTTCTACAATCTTTTACTTTCTCATCAAAGTATAAGACGGGAGCTtctaatgttgttgctgatgcatTGTCtcgaagacatactttattgatcGAGTTAGATGCGAGAATGCTTGGGTTTGAACATATCAAAGAGCTGTACAAAACTGATCCAGATTTTGCTAAGGAGATTATTGAGCCAACGGGGTTATATACTGTTCAAGACGGTTATCTGTTCAAGGGCAATCGATTATGTATTCCCAACGGTTCAATTCGAGAGCTTTTGATTCGTGAAGCTCATGGTGGTGCAATAGCTGGACACTTTGGAGTAAACAAGACTAATGATGTTTTGAGTGAGCATTTTTATTGGCCAAAGATGAGCAAAGATGTGCAAGAGATCGTGGCTAAGTGTGTGGTGTGTCAAAAGGCAAAGAGTACGTTCAATAAGGGACTTTATACGCCCCTGCCCGTACCTACACAACCGTGGAATGAGGTAAGTATGGACTTTATACTTGGTTTACCTAGAACTCAAAGAGGAAAGGATTCAATTATGGTTGTTGTGGATCGATTTTCAAAGATGGCGCATTTCATCCCATGTCATAAAACCGATGACGCTACTAATATTCTTTGAACTTTATTACAAAGAGATTGTTCGATTACATGGTATTCCGCTTACTATTGTGTCGGATCGAGATGTTAAGTTCTTAAGCTACTTTTGGAAGACATTATGGAGATTGGTTGGAACGAAGTTGTTATTTAGTACTTCTCATCATCCACAAACAGATGGACAAACCGAGGTGACTAATAGAACTTTGGGAAGCTTGTTACGAGGTTTGGTTAGCAAGAGTACGAAAGATTGGGATGTTAAGTTAGCTCATGCTGAGTTTGCATATAACCGAACGCCGTCAATGACTACGGGAAGATCACCATTCGAGATTGTTTATGGGGTGAATCCGTATCTTCCTATTGATTTGGTTCCTATACCAAAGAAAGAGGTGTTGAGTTTCGAAGCAAAGGAAAGACAAGCTGCATTTTTCGAGTTTGTGAGCAAGTTAAAGCACAAATCGAGAAAGCCAATGCTAGATACAAGGAGAAAGCAAATAAACATCGAAAGCAACCTGTTTTCAAAGTTGGGGATTTAGTATGGTTACACTTAAGGAAGGAACGTTTTCCATCCAAGAGGAAGAATAAGTTGATGCCAAGAGCCGATGGACCATTCAAGATACTTGAAAGCTATGGGACTAATGCCTACAAGTTAGAATTGCCAAGTGAGTATGGAGGTGTAAGTGCGACATTCAATGTTGGAGATTTGTCACCATACTTAGATGAcgaaaatttgaggtcaaattctcaaaaagaaggggagaatgatgcaggagcactcgaagaaaatgaaaatgaagtcttaattagtcgaaatgtaactcacatttctgaaggtttcaaaatgggctcaagtatCGTGAATATGATAGCATGGAGAAGTTAAGGTGACGGGTTGGAGTCCGTCTAAGTCAACACGCCAACCAAGGAGGGTCAAGGTCGGTCTTTGATGGAGGTGTTTAAGATTATTAGTTTCTTTATTTTTgctttcctaattctagtcaataaatttaaggtagtgttgttatttccttatagtttctttcctaatcttagcaagattgtaataaggcaatttgccataatatgggtcggatttcctaatcagtttaggacaagttaaggaagtttagggaagggaggtcggtttccttatagtataaatagggacttttgtattcagttttattcattcaagtttagagattaatacaagttttcttgttgcttattgcttgcgagctttgagagtcttatttctttcttgcgagggagagattagagtgtggttgatccttgcgaggtgagagtcacaaaacCCAGTCGTGTGTGAGTtcgagttccttgcgagggaggagagtttattcacgtcatatcctcttaattttcgttcaaaaacatataaaatcaaataaaaagtCTAATAGTCCGCTGCGTGTTTTACAACAAAATCGAACAGTCCAACGTACTGTTTAAATCCATAAAATCGACTAGATTTTACATcagttgccctataggtatgacctagggggtcaactgatcaccaccgtcgcacgacagtaatgtcaaactctagtcagccaatcattaccgatatatgttgaccagttgatagtaaaatattacttcccaattgtattctttataatgagacttaaacatgtgatcatcatgatcaacagtcgtgatcgcattattgtcggaggacacatattccaacaattagtccatgtgactcgttgtgtgaaccatttgtccttgttcattagtccttgtgactcgttgtgtgaaccatttgtccttgttctttagtccttgtgactcgttgtgtaaactatttgtccttgtgactcgttgtgtcaaccatttgtacttgttcattagtccttgtgcctcgttgtgtgaaccatttgtccttgttctttagtccttggtccttgttgtgtgaaccatttgtccttgtttattagtccttgtgactcgttgtgtaaaccatttgtccttgttgttgtgacttgatgtgtgaaggatttttccttgttcattagtccttttgactcgttgtgtaaactatttatccttgttcataagtccttatgactcgttgtgtgaaccatttgtctttgtgactcgttgtttaaaccatttgtcctggtttattaatccttgtgactcgttgtgtaaaccatttgtccttgtgattgtgacttgttgtgtgaaccatttttccttgttcattagtccttgtgactcgttgtgtgaaccatttgtccttgttcatttgtccttgtgactcgttgtgtaaactatttaaccttgttcattagtccttgtgactcgttgtgtgaaccatttgtccttgttcattagtcattgtgactcgttgtgtaaactatttgtccttgtgactcgttgtgtcaaccatttgtccttgttcattagtccttgtgcctcgttgtgtgaaccatttgtccttgttctttagtccttggtccttgttgtgtgaaccatttgtccttgtttattagtccttgtgactcgttgtgtaaaccatttgcccttgttgttgtgacttgatgtgtgaagcatttttccttgttcattagtctttttgactcgttgtgtaaactatttatcctt contains:
- the LOC141588048 gene encoding uncharacterized protein LOC141588048; translated protein: MPGEADSSKGTGDGSGTIQEQLDEMKQAMAELKYMMKNLPIGRGRERSPSRSRSRESYSDDAVSKSKKENKNDDDRGLKLDIPDFNGDLDPEKFLDWIRQAERVFEYKEYDEHKQFKVAILKLTKYASLWYENLKKQRKRDKKSKIDTWEKLKKHLMRRFLPRDYEQENYLKLQSLSQENLSVAEYIKEFERMMIVCDLEEKEELRVARFIKGLIPSLASKVEVQIYNGFDDVCRLALKFEKQDKTKKSYTYSKGASSGSSSYSKPTTSKQKEVVTEEVKDKGKGVVEPKGNSLRRCFKCQGYGHIANECPQKRALTAQELRNIVPAFIQTEQSTELSDIEEDEEEGVAYDVDPLSEEECLVIRNLHVETTPVEAEQREQIFHTRCKVHSKICNLIIDSGSCTNVVSKELVDELKLQTKNHNKPYKLHWLNGDNGIQVRKQALVSLSLGPYNDDIWCDVIPMSACHILLGRSWQFDRKVEHDGRTNIYSVTKGKTTFNLKPLSPNKIKELKSKKGSLFMEAREIEEVLARGEPAYVLMVRELEANGEGSSREVQGLLKEFCDVFPEELPVGLPPLRGIEHQIDLIPGAQLPNKPAYRCNPEEAKELQRQVQELIDRGYVQESLSPCAVPALLVPKKDGTWRMCIDSRAVNNITIKYRFPMPRLDDMLDELSGSRVFSKLDLRSGYHQMRIREGDEWKTAFKTKQGLYEWLVMPFGLCNAPSSFMRLMNEVLRPFLNKFVVVYLDDILIYSKSKEEHIEHLREVFKMLRKQKLYGKMEKCTFMMPSVVFLGYIVGENGVSMDPSKVEAIKAWPVPKSTTEVRSFHGLASFYRRFIQNFSTIMAPITELTKKVECDASGVGIGAVLVQDKRPVAYFSEKLGGARLNYSTYDKEFYAIYKTGASNVVADALSRRHTLLIELDARMLGFEHIKELYKTDPDFAKEIIEPTGLYTVQDGYLFKGNRLCIPNGSIRELLIREAHGGAIAGHFGVNKTNDVLSEHFYWPKMSKDVQEIVAKCVVCQKAKSTFNKGLYTPLPVPTQPWNEIVRLHGIPLTIVSDRDVKFLSYFWKTLWRLVGTKLLFSTSHHPQTDGQTEVTNRTLGSLLRGLVSKSTKDWDVKLAHAEFAYNRTPSMTTGRSPFEIVYGVNPYLPIDLVPIPKKEVLSFEAKERQAAFFEFVSKLKHKSRKPMLDTRRKQINIESNLFSKLGI